CTGATGTCCGCAACCATGCGGATGTGCAGACCTACTATTTCGAACTCATCAACAAAGTTCACCTGCTCGAAGTCGGAGCGTTGCAGTCAGACGATGATACCCAGGAACCAGCCACACCGTCTCCGTTGGACGAACTGGCGGCAATTGACATCAACAAGGAAAACACCGAAGACAAAACCCAAGAAATTGACACCAACAAATTTGGCTTCAAATTTACGGTGACCTCTGAAGTCTACAAATTCATCAGCTTCTACACCAATGGCCGTGGCCGAAGCACGATGGAGCACGGGCTGGCCCGCTCTGGCCGGTATCGTGCGATGGCGGAACGGATCTTTGCCGAAGAAGGCGTTCCGACGGATTTGATTTGGCTGGCTCAGGTCGAATCAGTCTGGCAGCCACACGTTCAGTCCTGGGCCAAAGCCAAAGGAATCTGGCAGTTTATCCCAGGAACGGGACAGCGCTTCGGATTGCAACAAAATGGCTGGATTGACGAACGGGTCGCTCCAGAAAAAGCCACCCGCGCGGCGGCTCAGTACCTCAAGTTTTTGAACAAATATTTTGCCGGTGACTGGCTGCTTGCGATGGCGGCTTACAACAGCGGCGAAGGCAACGTTGAACGCGCCATTGCGCGGTGCGGCTATGCCGATTTCTGGGAACTCCACAGCCGGAATCTGCTTCCGAACGAAACCCGCAATTATGTACCGGCCATTCTGGCCGTGATTGCCGTTGCCAAAGATCAGAAGAATTACGGTTTTAAGGTCCACCCCGAGCCCGCCTGGAAATTTGATGCCGTCACGATTGACGATCAAATTGACCTTACCGTAGCGGCCAACCTGCTCAACGTTTCCGAAGAATCCCTCAAAACTCTCAATCCAGAGCTCAAGCGGGGCGTCACACCTCCAGGACGTCACGCCCTCAAAGTTCCCACTGGTACCAAACAACAGTTTGAAGTAGCGTATGCGGCCCTGCCAGCCGATCAGCGGATGCGCCGTACACCGGTGTTTGACGGTCCAGATACTGACAGCGATGGTGGTCTTGAGTTGGCCAGCGTTCGCCCAGCCCCAGCCAAATCCTCCTATCGCACCGTGATGGTCAGCCACAAGGTTCGCCGTGGCGAAACCCTGGCAGGTGTGGCCTCACGCTATGGCGTTTCCATTCAGGAAGTGGCCCAGCATAACCGAATGAGTTCCAAAGCTGAATTGCGCAACGGACAGGTCATCAAAGTCCCGGTGCAGAAGAATGAAGGCTCAAAATATTCAGTTCGTTCAGCCAAGGGCGGCAACAAGCATATTGCCAGGAGCACCTCAAAAGGAAAATCTTCAAAGAACACCAAAGCCCCAGCTCGCCGCCGTCGGTAAACCAGTTTTTCAGTGCCCACCCACCGAAAACAAAAAAGGTGAAGCAGAAGAAATTCTGCTTCACCTTTTTCGTTTTCGGCTGCGTTTTGGAAAATCAATCAGGAATGAGTTCAACTCAAAGACTTACCTGAAGGCAGCCACACAGTGCTTCTTTCCTAACCTAAATTGGCGGCCACAAAATCCCAGTTAATCAGGTGATCCAAAAACGCCTGGACAAAATCCGGACGGCGGTTCTGGAAGTCCAGATAGTAGGCATGTTCCCAAACGTCACAGGTCACCAGTGCGGTCTGGCCATGGATAATCGGGGTTTCGGCATTTGGCGTCTTGGTAACTTTCAGGTCGCCGTTGTCGAGCACCAGCCACGCCCAGCCGCTGCCAAACTGGGTGGTGGCTGCTTTCTTGAATTCATCTTTGAATCCATCCAGGCTTCCAAACGCCGAGTTGATCCGGTCAGCCAGTTCGCCGGTTGGGACACCGCCGCCGCCGGGCTTGAGGCTGTTCCAGAAAAAGGTGTGATTCCAAATTTGGGCGGCATTGTTGAACAGGCCAGCGTTCTTGTCTGTCCAGGCGGCAACAATCAGTTCTTCCAATGACTTTTCAGCGTGTGCGGTGCCTTCAATCAATTTGTTGGCATTGTCCACATAGGCTTTGTGGTGCTTCCCATGGTGAAAATCAAAGGTTTGGGCTGAAATATGGGGTGCTAATGCATCTTTCGCAAAGGGTAATGCAGGCAATTCGAATGGCATTGACTTTCTCCTCAGAAT
This region of Acidobacteriota bacterium genomic DNA includes:
- a CDS encoding transglycosylase SLT domain-containing protein, which codes for MSLKTRIFLTFSAVSLATCLSGPAKAQTQPNSTPTSSAPSLTTSSSASAQSLIDKAKQRFKQGEALFREGKTEEARALFDQAVDMLLSAPADVRNHADVQTYYFELINKVHLLEVGALQSDDDTQEPATPSPLDELAAIDINKENTEDKTQEIDTNKFGFKFTVTSEVYKFISFYTNGRGRSTMEHGLARSGRYRAMAERIFAEEGVPTDLIWLAQVESVWQPHVQSWAKAKGIWQFIPGTGQRFGLQQNGWIDERVAPEKATRAAAQYLKFLNKYFAGDWLLAMAAYNSGEGNVERAIARCGYADFWELHSRNLLPNETRNYVPAILAVIAVAKDQKNYGFKVHPEPAWKFDAVTIDDQIDLTVAANLLNVSEESLKTLNPELKRGVTPPGRHALKVPTGTKQQFEVAYAALPADQRMRRTPVFDGPDTDSDGGLELASVRPAPAKSSYRTVMVSHKVRRGETLAGVASRYGVSIQEVAQHNRMSSKAELRNGQVIKVPVQKNEGSKYSVRSAKGGNKHIARSTSKGKSSKNTKAPARRRR
- a CDS encoding superoxide dismutase gives rise to the protein MPFELPALPFAKDALAPHISAQTFDFHHGKHHKAYVDNANKLIEGTAHAEKSLEELIVAAWTDKNAGLFNNAAQIWNHTFFWNSLKPGGGGVPTGELADRINSAFGSLDGFKDEFKKAATTQFGSGWAWLVLDNGDLKVTKTPNAETPIIHGQTALVTCDVWEHAYYLDFQNRRPDFVQAFLDHLINWDFVAANLG